A genomic region of Streptomyces rimosus contains the following coding sequences:
- the kdpC gene encoding potassium-transporting ATPase subunit KdpC produces MNNAVRNSARLFGAGLRALLVLTVVCGVIYPLVVTGIAQAAFNGKANGSEVTQNGKAVGSELLGQRYDKGKDSKGNPIPDLRYFQPRPSAGLGSNKTNDVNTQYDLQVSGATNQGATNTDLIAAVKERKQWVADTYGVPQSQVPADAVTSSGSGLDPDISPAYAKLQVNRVAKENHLDRAKVERLVEDTTEGRVLGFMGEPRVNVLKLNMGLRELTK; encoded by the coding sequence ATGAACAACGCGGTACGCAACAGTGCCCGCCTCTTCGGCGCCGGGCTGCGCGCCCTGCTCGTCCTGACCGTGGTCTGCGGCGTGATCTATCCGCTCGTCGTCACCGGCATCGCCCAGGCCGCCTTCAACGGCAAGGCCAACGGCTCCGAGGTGACACAGAACGGCAAGGCCGTCGGCTCCGAACTCCTCGGCCAACGCTACGACAAGGGCAAGGACAGCAAGGGCAACCCCATCCCGGACCTGCGCTACTTCCAGCCCCGCCCGTCCGCGGGACTCGGCAGCAACAAGACCAACGACGTCAACACCCAGTACGACCTCCAGGTCTCCGGTGCCACCAACCAGGGCGCCACCAACACCGACCTGATCGCCGCCGTCAAGGAACGCAAGCAGTGGGTCGCCGACACCTACGGCGTCCCCCAGTCCCAGGTCCCCGCCGACGCCGTCACCTCCTCCGGCTCCGGCCTCGACCCGGACATCTCCCCGGCGTACGCGAAACTCCAGGTCAACCGCGTAGCCAAGGAAAACCACCTGGACCGCGCAAAGGTCGAACGCCTGGTGGAGGACACGACCGAGGGCCGCGTCCTGGGCTTCATGGGGGAGCCCAGGGTCAATGTCCTGAAGCTGAACATGGGGCTGCGGGAACTGACCAAGTAG
- a CDS encoding DUF3710 domain-containing protein — protein MFGRRKKNEAPAEPARAAEADATASDSVDEAAGPAEEERRVNLPPAPRPDGPWDLSEVSDPAEGRVDLGGLFVPGVEGMELRVEVAGDAIVAATVVLQDSAVQLQAFAAPKKEGIWGEVREEIGAGITQQGGVIDEVEGPLGWELRAQVPVQLPDGTNGVQVVRFVGVDGPRWFLRGVISGQGAVQPEAAGILEHIFRDTVVVRGEAPMAPRDPIVLKLPDDAQMVPDGVQQESAETSRFGGGVERLERGPEITEIR, from the coding sequence GTGTTCGGACGTCGCAAGAAGAACGAGGCTCCCGCAGAGCCGGCCCGCGCGGCGGAAGCCGACGCGACGGCCTCGGACTCCGTGGACGAGGCAGCCGGGCCCGCCGAGGAGGAGCGGCGCGTGAACCTGCCGCCCGCCCCGCGGCCCGACGGCCCCTGGGACCTCTCCGAGGTCTCGGACCCCGCCGAGGGACGGGTCGACCTGGGCGGCCTGTTCGTGCCCGGCGTGGAAGGCATGGAGCTGCGCGTGGAGGTCGCGGGCGACGCGATCGTCGCCGCGACCGTGGTCCTCCAGGACAGCGCCGTACAGCTCCAGGCGTTCGCCGCCCCCAAGAAGGAGGGCATCTGGGGCGAGGTCCGCGAGGAGATCGGCGCGGGCATCACCCAGCAGGGCGGCGTCATCGACGAGGTCGAGGGCCCGCTCGGCTGGGAACTGCGCGCCCAGGTCCCGGTCCAGCTCCCGGACGGCACCAACGGCGTCCAGGTCGTGCGCTTCGTCGGCGTCGACGGCCCCCGCTGGTTCCTGCGCGGCGTCATCTCCGGCCAGGGCGCGGTCCAGCCCGAGGCCGCCGGCATCCTGGAGCACATCTTCCGGGACACCGTGGTCGTCCGCGGCGAGGCCCCCATGGCCCCCCGCGACCCCATCGTCCTCAAGCTCCCCGACGACGCCCAGATGGTCCCCGACGGCGTCCAACAGGAATCCGCCGAAACCTCCCGCTTCGGCGGCGGCGTGGAGCGCCTGGAACGGGGCCCGGAAATCACCGAGATCCGCTGA
- the kdpA gene encoding potassium-transporting ATPase subunit KdpA, producing the protein MSPILAGVLQLIALVAALALAYRPLGDYMAATYSSRKHLRVEKIIYRCIGANPDTEMRWPAYLRGVLAFSLAGVLFLYLLQRLQGSLPLSFGFASISPDQAFNTAASFVANTNWQSYSGEQAMGHVVQTAGLAVQNFVSAATGMAVAIALVRGFSRARTGDLGNFWADLVRGTVRVLIPIAVIGALVLVACGAIQNFSGIHEVGQFMGGTQQTNGGAVASQEVIKELGTNGGGYFNANSAHPFENPNGFTNLFEVFLILVIPFSLTRTFGKLVGNVRQGYAVLATMGVIWLGFTALMMWTEFAHGGPALQAAGGALEGKETRFGIGGSSIFSVATTLTSTGAVDSFHDSFTAFGGGIQLLGMMLGEIAPGGVGSGLYGMLVMAVIAVFIAGLMVGRTPEYLGKKIGTREIKLAACYILITPTLVLGFTAASMVLPDALGSILNTKALGAGPHGFSEVLYAFTSGANNNGSAFGGLNANTPWYNTTIGLAMLLGRFLPMVFVLALAGSLAGQKPVPETAGTLRTEKPLFAGLLVGTILIITGLTYFPALALGPIAEGLS; encoded by the coding sequence ATGAGCCCCATCCTGGCCGGCGTGCTCCAGCTCATCGCGCTCGTGGCCGCGCTCGCCCTGGCGTACCGCCCCCTCGGCGACTACATGGCCGCCACGTACAGCTCCCGCAAGCACCTGCGCGTCGAAAAGATCATCTACCGCTGCATCGGCGCCAATCCGGACACCGAGATGCGCTGGCCCGCGTACCTGCGAGGCGTCCTCGCGTTCTCCCTTGCCGGAGTGCTCTTCCTCTACCTGCTCCAGCGGCTGCAGGGCAGCCTGCCGCTGTCGTTCGGCTTCGCCTCTATCAGTCCGGACCAGGCGTTCAACACCGCCGCGTCCTTTGTGGCCAACACCAACTGGCAGTCGTACAGCGGCGAACAGGCCATGGGCCACGTCGTGCAGACGGCCGGTCTGGCGGTGCAGAACTTCGTCTCGGCCGCGACCGGCATGGCCGTCGCGATCGCCCTCGTACGCGGCTTCTCCCGCGCCCGTACCGGGGACCTCGGCAACTTCTGGGCCGACCTGGTACGCGGCACCGTGCGGGTGCTGATACCGATCGCCGTGATCGGGGCGCTCGTCCTCGTCGCGTGCGGCGCCATCCAGAACTTCTCCGGTATCCACGAGGTCGGGCAGTTCATGGGCGGCACCCAGCAGACCAACGGCGGCGCGGTCGCCTCCCAGGAGGTCATCAAGGAGCTGGGCACCAACGGGGGCGGTTACTTCAACGCCAACTCGGCCCACCCCTTCGAGAACCCCAACGGGTTCACCAACCTCTTCGAGGTCTTCCTCATCCTGGTCATCCCGTTCTCGCTGACCCGTACCTTCGGCAAGCTGGTCGGCAACGTACGGCAGGGCTACGCGGTCCTGGCCACCATGGGCGTCATCTGGCTCGGCTTCACCGCCCTGATGATGTGGACCGAGTTCGCGCACGGCGGCCCGGCGCTCCAGGCGGCCGGCGGCGCGCTGGAGGGCAAGGAGACGCGCTTCGGGATCGGCGGCTCGTCGATCTTCTCGGTGGCCACCACCCTCACCTCGACCGGCGCCGTGGACTCCTTCCACGACTCCTTCACCGCCTTCGGCGGCGGCATCCAGCTGCTGGGCATGATGCTCGGCGAGATCGCGCCCGGCGGCGTCGGCTCCGGCCTGTACGGCATGCTCGTGATGGCCGTCATCGCGGTGTTCATCGCGGGCCTGATGGTGGGCCGTACCCCCGAGTACCTGGGCAAGAAGATCGGCACCCGCGAGATCAAGCTCGCGGCCTGCTACATCCTCATCACCCCGACGCTGGTGCTCGGCTTCACCGCCGCCTCGATGGTGCTGCCGGACGCGCTCGGCTCGATCCTCAACACCAAGGCGCTGGGCGCCGGACCGCACGGCTTCTCCGAGGTGCTGTACGCCTTCACCTCCGGCGCCAACAACAACGGCTCGGCCTTCGGCGGCCTGAACGCCAACACCCCCTGGTACAACACCACGATCGGGCTGGCGATGCTGCTCGGCCGCTTCCTGCCGATGGTGTTCGTCCTGGCGCTGGCCGGCTCGCTCGCCGGGCAGAAGCCGGTCCCGGAGACCGCCGGCACGCTCCGTACCGAGAAGCCGCTCTTCGCGGGGCTGCTGGTCGGCACGATCCTGATCATCACCGGTCTGACGTACTTCCCGGCACTGGCGCTCGGCCCGATCGCGGAGGGGCTGTCGTGA
- a CDS encoding PaaI family thioesterase, giving the protein MSGTDKAPTRLTPPADAVAPVRHPDAPAPGELLGAHYDHCFGCGAAQAHGLQLQARAEEGVRVTAEFTVKEAHQGAPGLAHGGVLATALDETLGALNWLLRVIAVTGRLETDFRRPVPVGTVLHLDAEITAVHGRKIYSTAVGRIGGPEGPVAVRADAVFIEVKIDHFIDNGRPAEIQAAMADPDQVRRARAFEVNP; this is encoded by the coding sequence GTGAGTGGAACCGACAAGGCCCCGACGCGGCTGACGCCACCGGCCGACGCCGTCGCCCCGGTGCGGCATCCCGACGCCCCCGCGCCCGGGGAACTCCTCGGCGCGCACTACGACCACTGCTTCGGCTGCGGCGCGGCGCAGGCCCACGGCCTGCAGCTGCAGGCCCGCGCCGAGGAGGGCGTGCGGGTGACCGCCGAGTTCACGGTCAAGGAGGCCCATCAGGGCGCGCCGGGCCTGGCGCACGGCGGCGTGCTGGCCACCGCCCTGGACGAGACGCTGGGCGCGCTGAACTGGCTGCTGCGGGTGATCGCGGTGACCGGCCGCCTGGAGACCGACTTCCGACGGCCCGTACCGGTCGGTACGGTCCTGCACCTGGACGCGGAGATAACCGCCGTCCACGGCCGGAAGATCTACTCGACGGCGGTGGGCCGCATCGGCGGGCCCGAAGGACCGGTCGCGGTACGCGCGGACGCGGTGTTCATCGAGGTGAAGATCGACCACTTCATCGACAACGGACGGCCGGCCGAGATCCAGGCCGCGATGGCCGATCCGGACCAGGTCAGGCGAGCTCGTGCTTTTGAGGTGAACCCGTGA
- a CDS encoding DUF4193 domain-containing protein has product MATDYDTPRKTDDDLNEDSIEELKSRRNDKSASAVDVDEFEQAEGLELPGADLSNEELAVRVLPKQQDEFTCMSCFLVHHRSQLAAEDKNGQPICRDCAA; this is encoded by the coding sequence ATGGCTACGGATTACGACACCCCACGCAAGACAGATGACGACCTCAACGAGGACAGCATCGAAGAACTGAAGTCGCGGCGGAACGACAAGTCCGCCTCGGCCGTCGACGTCGACGAGTTCGAGCAGGCCGAGGGCCTGGAACTGCCCGGCGCCGACCTTTCCAACGAGGAACTCGCCGTCCGGGTGCTGCCCAAGCAGCAGGACGAGTTCACCTGCATGAGCTGCTTCCTGGTCCACCACCGCAGCCAGCTGGCCGCGGAGGACAAGAACGGCCAGCCGATCTGCCGCGACTGCGCGGCCTGA
- the kdpF gene encoding K(+)-transporting ATPase subunit F, translating to MTIENVVGLIVAVALLGYLVLALVFPERF from the coding sequence GTGACCATCGAGAACGTCGTCGGTCTGATCGTCGCCGTCGCCCTGCTCGGCTACCTGGTCCTCGCCCTCGTCTTCCCGGAGAGGTTCTGA
- a CDS encoding ABC transporter ATP-binding protein — MDKHAGSAIYHHHEDGAAAPSRSRGDAGARHSPWAVRLNSVTKSHGSGRAAVTALDDVTAELPYGSFTAVMGPSGSGKSTFLHCASGLERPDRGTVEIAGRDLAPLNERQLTQLRRERVGFVFQGFNLLPALTAEQNITLPVRLAGRRLRLDTGWLEQLLAYVGLTDRRKHRPGELSGGQQQRVAIARALITRPEVVFADEPTGALDTTSARNVLELLRQLVDEVGQTVLMVTHDPVAASYADAVLLLADGRVTDVLHRTSAEAIAERMTRLGV, encoded by the coding sequence GTGGACAAGCACGCAGGCTCGGCGATCTACCACCACCACGAGGACGGGGCGGCGGCCCCCAGCCGGTCCAGGGGAGACGCCGGGGCACGGCATTCCCCCTGGGCAGTGCGCCTCAACAGCGTGACCAAGTCGCACGGCAGCGGCAGAGCCGCCGTCACGGCGCTCGACGATGTCACGGCGGAGTTACCCTACGGATCGTTCACCGCCGTCATGGGCCCCTCCGGATCGGGCAAGAGCACGTTCCTGCACTGCGCTTCCGGCCTGGAACGCCCGGACCGGGGGACGGTGGAGATCGCCGGCCGGGACCTGGCCCCGCTGAACGAGCGACAACTGACCCAATTACGGCGCGAACGCGTCGGATTCGTCTTCCAGGGATTCAATCTTCTCCCGGCGCTGACGGCGGAACAGAACATCACCCTCCCGGTACGGCTGGCCGGCCGCCGCCTGCGCCTCGACACCGGCTGGCTGGAGCAACTGCTCGCCTACGTCGGCCTCACCGACCGCCGCAAGCACCGGCCCGGCGAACTGTCCGGCGGCCAGCAGCAGCGTGTGGCCATCGCCCGAGCCCTGATCACCCGTCCCGAAGTGGTATTCGCCGACGAGCCCACCGGAGCCCTGGACACCACCTCGGCACGCAACGTACTGGAACTCCTGCGCCAACTCGTGGACGAGGTCGGGCAGACGGTCCTGATGGTGACCCACGATCCGGTGGCCGCCTCGTACGCCGACGCCGTGCTGCTGTTGGCGGACGGACGCGTCACCGATGTCCTGCACCGGACGTCGGCGGAGGCCATCGCCGAGCGCATGACCCGTCTGGGAGTGTGA
- the kdpB gene encoding potassium-transporting ATPase subunit KdpB — protein MSTATPTRAPHQDVPAGHQPDGDGRVGGGLFDPKQLVKSLPDAMRKLDPRVMVKSPVMFVVEVGSVLTTVFALMSPGDWFGWAIAVWLWLTVIFANLAEAVAEGRGKAQADTLRKAKTDTVARRLSGDTEEQVPGTDLRIGDLVVCEAGDIIPGDGDVVEGVASVDESAITGESAPVIRESGGDRSAVTGGTKVLSDRIVIKITTKPGETFIDRMINLVEGAARQKTPNEIALNILLASLTVVFLLAVVTLQPFAVYAGAEQPMIVLLALLVCLIPTTIGALLSAIGIAGMDRLVQRNVLAMSGRAVEAAGDVSTLLLDKTGTITLGNRQAAEFVPVKGVTEAEVADAAQLSSLADETPEGRSIVVLAKEKYGLRERHQGELVDATWVPFTAQTRMSGVDVTEHGTVRRVRKGATGSVIAWVRESGGTVPDDADRLANGISEAGGTPLLVALEDERGARVLGVIHLKDVVKDGMRERFVELRKMGIKTVMITGDNPLTAKAIADEAGVDDFLAEATPEDKMALIKREQAGGKLVAMTGDGTNDAPALAQADVGVAMNTGTSAAKEAGNMVDLDSNPTKLIEIVEIGKQLLITRGALTTFSIANDVAKYFAIIPAMFAVAYPGLDTLNIMRLHSSQSAILSAIIFNALIIVALVPLALKGVRYRPVSADRMLRRNLGIYGLGGLIAPFIGIKLIDLLISLIPGIG, from the coding sequence ATGTCCACCGCAACACCGACCCGCGCGCCCCACCAGGACGTGCCCGCAGGGCACCAGCCGGACGGCGACGGCCGCGTCGGCGGGGGGCTCTTCGACCCCAAGCAGCTGGTCAAGTCGCTGCCGGACGCGATGCGCAAGCTGGACCCCCGGGTGATGGTCAAGTCCCCGGTGATGTTCGTGGTCGAGGTCGGCTCGGTGCTGACCACGGTCTTCGCGCTGATGTCGCCGGGGGACTGGTTCGGCTGGGCCATCGCCGTCTGGCTCTGGCTCACGGTGATCTTCGCCAACCTGGCGGAGGCGGTGGCCGAGGGCCGCGGCAAGGCGCAGGCGGACACGCTGCGCAAGGCCAAGACGGACACCGTGGCCCGCCGGCTGAGCGGCGACACCGAGGAGCAGGTGCCCGGCACCGACCTGCGCATCGGCGACCTCGTCGTCTGCGAGGCGGGCGACATCATCCCCGGTGACGGCGATGTCGTCGAGGGCGTCGCGTCGGTCGACGAGTCGGCCATCACGGGCGAGTCGGCGCCGGTCATCCGCGAGTCCGGCGGGGACCGGTCCGCGGTCACCGGCGGTACGAAGGTGCTCTCCGACCGTATCGTCATCAAGATCACCACCAAGCCCGGCGAGACCTTCATCGACCGGATGATCAACCTGGTCGAGGGCGCCGCCCGGCAGAAGACGCCGAACGAGATCGCGCTGAACATCCTGCTCGCCTCGCTCACCGTCGTCTTCCTGCTGGCCGTCGTCACGCTCCAGCCGTTCGCGGTCTACGCGGGCGCCGAACAGCCCATGATCGTGCTGCTGGCGCTGCTGGTCTGCCTGATCCCCACGACGATCGGCGCGCTGCTGTCGGCCATCGGCATCGCGGGCATGGACCGGCTGGTCCAGCGCAACGTCCTGGCGATGTCCGGGCGCGCGGTCGAGGCCGCCGGCGACGTCTCGACGCTGCTGCTCGACAAGACCGGCACCATCACCCTCGGCAACCGCCAGGCCGCCGAGTTCGTACCGGTCAAGGGCGTCACGGAGGCCGAGGTCGCGGACGCGGCCCAGCTGTCCTCACTCGCCGACGAGACCCCCGAGGGCCGCTCCATCGTCGTCCTCGCCAAGGAGAAGTACGGGCTGCGCGAGCGCCACCAGGGCGAACTGGTCGACGCGACGTGGGTGCCCTTCACCGCCCAGACCCGCATGTCGGGCGTGGACGTGACCGAGCACGGCACCGTACGCCGGGTCCGCAAGGGCGCGACCGGCTCCGTCATCGCCTGGGTGCGCGAGAGCGGCGGCACGGTCCCCGACGACGCCGACCGGCTGGCCAACGGCATCTCCGAGGCGGGCGGTACGCCGCTGCTGGTCGCCCTGGAGGACGAGCGGGGCGCTCGCGTCCTGGGCGTCATCCACCTCAAGGACGTCGTCAAGGACGGCATGCGCGAACGCTTCGTCGAGTTGCGCAAGATGGGCATCAAGACCGTCATGATCACGGGCGACAACCCGCTGACGGCCAAGGCCATCGCCGACGAGGCGGGCGTGGACGACTTCCTCGCGGAGGCCACGCCCGAGGACAAGATGGCGCTGATCAAGCGCGAACAGGCCGGCGGCAAGCTGGTCGCCATGACCGGCGACGGCACCAACGACGCGCCGGCGCTGGCCCAGGCGGACGTCGGCGTGGCCATGAACACCGGCACCTCGGCCGCCAAGGAGGCCGGGAACATGGTGGACCTGGACTCCAACCCGACCAAGCTCATCGAGATCGTCGAGATCGGCAAACAGCTCCTGATCACCCGGGGCGCCCTGACCACCTTCTCGATCGCCAACGACGTCGCGAAGTACTTCGCGATCATCCCGGCGATGTTCGCGGTGGCCTACCCGGGCCTGGACACGCTCAACATCATGCGGCTGCACAGCTCGCAGTCCGCGATCCTGTCCGCGATCATCTTCAACGCGCTGATCATCGTGGCGCTGGTCCCGCTGGCCCTCAAGGGCGTGCGCTACCGCCCGGTGAGCGCGGACCGGATGCTCCGCCGCAACCTCGGCATCTACGGACTGGGCGGCCTGATCGCCCCGTTCATCGGCATCAAACTCATCGACCTGCTCATCTCGCTGATCCCCGGGATCGGGTGA
- a CDS encoding DUF3093 domain-containing protein, whose translation MQSYEERLTAPRSWWVIAGLIGVACALMLLPLGTLPMLGGLIGGAALAAVAVSSYGSVRIRVVGDALIAGDARIPVSALGEARVLDPEEAVAWRTHKADTRAFMLLRSYVRTAVRVEITDPEDPTPYAYLSTREPERLVAALAAVRA comes from the coding sequence ATGCAGTCGTACGAAGAACGCCTCACCGCGCCCCGCTCCTGGTGGGTGATCGCCGGCCTGATCGGTGTGGCCTGCGCCCTGATGCTGCTCCCGCTGGGGACGCTGCCCATGCTCGGCGGCCTGATCGGCGGCGCGGCGCTGGCCGCGGTGGCGGTCAGCTCGTACGGCTCGGTGCGGATCCGTGTGGTGGGCGACGCGCTGATCGCGGGCGACGCCCGGATCCCGGTCTCGGCGCTGGGCGAGGCCCGGGTGCTGGATCCGGAGGAGGCGGTGGCCTGGCGTACGCACAAGGCCGACACCCGCGCCTTCATGCTGCTGCGCAGCTACGTACGGACCGCGGTACGGGTCGAGATCACCGACCCGGAGGACCCGACTCCGTACGCCTACCTCTCGACCCGCGAGCCGGAGCGCCTGGTGGCCGCGCTGGCGGCCGTACGGGCCTGA
- a CDS encoding FtsX-like permease family protein, translated as MLLPLAWWTIRSRKVSFAGSFVTMLCALVLTTSCAVLLDAGAGASPAQGGADVVSFVVPFGFVCLFVMAFAVAGTFSLSVQQRTREIALLRAIAATPGQVRRLIAYEVLVITAVAAVPGCGLGVLLADGLRAWLVARGMIPSAFPLGFGPVSVLTAVLICWVTAEAAVWSSGRRASRVRALPALGEASVPRRRVGAIRTCLGLAVLAAGIWGLVAIGSSGGSDAANTAVSMVMVLMVAVALLSPWVGKLAGGVFGVLCRALFPSIGLLVKSNLGSGYRRLGAAAGPLSLTVAFAAVALLVPQMKWDEQWHQERQRLVADELVRSDGPGLPVSAAHTAGTVPGAGAAVGATGTYITVLTDKDALKGPSGMAQAVTDGPLDKVLDLGVSAGSVGRLGPRDIALSTDLAQRAHVRVGDTATVSMEDDRTEKLHVTAVYTRSRGFGEAVLPQRLAARHLDGERPLLDVVYVRAAPGAQRQLADSLASLHRNQPSWQVLDHATHRAEALRDRDASMTATYLLLLVVTAFTSISVVNTLVMTTMERSGEFALLRLVGATRGQVARMMRLENAVVVIAALLVGAAVAGAVLAVFSQALTGSPTPHLAPGTVALILGGAGLLALTTGIVTTRIALRHRPAAALRGTG; from the coding sequence GTGCTCCTCCCACTGGCGTGGTGGACCATCCGGTCCCGCAAAGTGTCCTTCGCCGGTTCGTTCGTCACCATGCTCTGCGCACTGGTCCTGACCACCTCCTGCGCGGTGCTGCTCGACGCCGGGGCCGGAGCGTCCCCGGCGCAGGGCGGCGCGGATGTGGTGTCCTTCGTCGTTCCGTTCGGCTTCGTCTGCCTGTTCGTCATGGCCTTCGCGGTGGCGGGCACCTTCTCCCTGTCGGTCCAGCAGCGGACGCGGGAGATCGCCCTGCTGCGCGCCATCGCCGCGACCCCCGGCCAGGTCCGCCGGCTGATCGCCTACGAAGTGCTCGTCATCACCGCTGTCGCCGCCGTCCCGGGCTGCGGACTCGGCGTGCTCCTGGCGGACGGGCTGCGGGCCTGGCTGGTGGCCCGGGGCATGATCCCGTCCGCCTTCCCGCTCGGCTTCGGCCCGGTCAGTGTGCTGACCGCCGTGCTGATCTGCTGGGTGACCGCCGAAGCGGCCGTGTGGAGCAGTGGCAGACGGGCCTCCCGGGTCCGCGCGTTGCCGGCGCTGGGCGAAGCGTCGGTGCCCCGCCGGCGCGTCGGGGCGATCCGCACCTGCCTCGGCCTGGCGGTCCTGGCGGCGGGGATCTGGGGGCTCGTGGCGATCGGCAGTTCGGGCGGCTCGGATGCCGCGAACACGGCCGTGAGCATGGTCATGGTCCTGATGGTCGCCGTCGCCCTGCTCAGCCCGTGGGTGGGCAAGCTGGCGGGAGGCGTCTTCGGAGTGCTGTGCCGGGCCCTGTTCCCCTCCATCGGGCTGCTGGTGAAGAGCAACCTCGGCAGCGGCTATCGGCGGCTGGGCGCCGCCGCGGGGCCACTGTCCCTCACGGTCGCTTTCGCGGCCGTCGCCCTGCTCGTCCCGCAGATGAAGTGGGACGAGCAGTGGCATCAGGAGCGTCAGCGGCTGGTCGCCGACGAGTTGGTACGCAGTGACGGGCCGGGCTTGCCGGTCTCTGCCGCGCACACGGCCGGTACGGTGCCGGGGGCCGGGGCCGCGGTGGGCGCCACGGGGACGTACATCACCGTGCTCACCGACAAGGACGCGCTCAAGGGCCCGTCCGGCATGGCGCAGGCCGTCACCGACGGGCCGCTGGACAAGGTCCTCGACCTGGGGGTCAGCGCTGGGAGCGTCGGCCGTCTCGGCCCGCGGGACATCGCCCTGAGTACGGACCTGGCGCAGCGCGCACACGTACGCGTCGGCGATACGGCGACGGTCTCCATGGAGGACGACCGGACGGAGAAGCTGCACGTCACGGCGGTCTACACCCGCTCCAGGGGCTTCGGCGAAGCCGTCCTCCCGCAGCGGCTGGCCGCACGGCACCTGGACGGCGAGCGGCCGCTCCTGGACGTGGTGTACGTACGTGCCGCCCCCGGCGCCCAGCGGCAGCTGGCCGACAGCCTGGCGTCCCTGCACAGGAACCAGCCGTCCTGGCAGGTGCTCGACCACGCCACGCACCGCGCCGAGGCCCTGCGCGACCGGGACGCCTCCATGACCGCCACCTATCTGCTCCTGCTGGTGGTGACGGCCTTCACCTCGATCTCGGTCGTGAACACCCTGGTGATGACCACGATGGAACGTTCCGGCGAGTTCGCGCTCCTGCGCCTGGTGGGCGCGACCCGCGGCCAGGTCGCCCGCATGATGCGCCTGGAGAACGCCGTGGTCGTCATCGCCGCGCTCCTCGTCGGGGCGGCGGTGGCCGGAGCGGTGCTCGCGGTGTTCAGCCAGGCCCTGACCGGCTCGCCGACCCCACACCTCGCGCCCGGCACCGTCGCCCTCATCCTGGGCGGCGCGGGCCTCCTCGCCCTCACAACAGGGATCGTGACCACCCGCATCGCCCTACGGCACCGCCCGGCGGCGGCCTTGCGGGGGACCGGGTAG
- the dut gene encoding dUTP diphosphatase, giving the protein MSQVRNPVDVLIRRLDPDVPLPAYGHPGDAGADLVTTEAAELAPGERAVLPTGVSIALPDGYAAFVHPRSGLAARCGVALVNAPGTVDAGYRGEIKVIVVNLDPRERVRFERFDRIAQLVVQQVEKVRFHEVAELPGSARAEGGFGSTGGHAAVDGSTGGNGYASVGADREGQ; this is encoded by the coding sequence GTGAGTCAGGTACGCAACCCGGTGGATGTGCTGATCCGGCGTCTGGACCCGGACGTTCCGCTGCCCGCCTACGGCCACCCCGGTGACGCCGGCGCCGACCTGGTGACCACCGAGGCGGCGGAACTCGCCCCGGGGGAGCGGGCGGTGCTGCCGACCGGGGTCTCGATCGCACTGCCCGACGGGTACGCGGCGTTCGTGCACCCCCGCTCGGGCCTGGCCGCCCGCTGCGGAGTGGCGCTCGTGAATGCCCCCGGGACGGTGGATGCCGGGTACCGTGGGGAAATCAAGGTGATCGTGGTCAATCTGGACCCGCGCGAACGTGTGCGGTTCGAGAGGTTCGACCGGATCGCCCAACTGGTCGTCCAGCAGGTCGAGAAGGTGCGCTTCCACGAGGTGGCGGAACTTCCCGGCTCGGCGCGGGCCGAGGGGGGATTCGGTTCCACCGGCGGTCATGCGGCGGTGGACGGCTCCACGGGTGGGAATGGATACGCATCGGTCGGTGCCGACCGGGAAGGACAGTGA
- a CDS encoding GNAT family N-acetyltransferase, whose protein sequence is MTDAHPLLAHTAELDARTRAAAKALLHDVFEGDMTDEDWDHALGGVHALVWEGEELIGHASVVQRQMVHAGRPLRCGYVEGVGVRADRRGRGHGAAMMTALERVVRDAYDLGALSASDGAADFYAARGWQLWRGPSYTLAPGGLERTEEEDGGIYVLPGAVPLDLTGDLACDWRSGDVW, encoded by the coding sequence ATGACCGACGCACACCCCCTCCTCGCCCACACCGCCGAACTCGACGCCCGCACCCGCGCCGCGGCCAAAGCCCTCCTCCACGACGTCTTCGAAGGCGACATGACCGACGAGGACTGGGACCATGCCCTGGGTGGTGTGCATGCCCTGGTGTGGGAGGGCGAGGAGCTGATCGGGCACGCTTCGGTGGTGCAGCGTCAGATGGTGCATGCCGGACGGCCTCTGCGGTGCGGTTACGTGGAGGGGGTCGGCGTCCGCGCGGACCGGCGTGGGCGGGGGCATGGGGCGGCCATGATGACGGCTCTGGAGCGGGTCGTACGCGACGCCTACGACCTGGGCGCCCTCAGTGCGTCCGACGGGGCCGCCGACTTCTACGCGGCGCGGGGCTGGCAGCTGTGGCGCGGCCCCTCGTACACGCTGGCCCCGGGCGGGCTGGAGCGTACCGAGGAGGAGGACGGCGGGATCTATGTGCTGCCGGGGGCTGTGCCGCTGGATCTGACGGGGGACTTGGCTTGTGATTGGCGGAGTGGGGACGTCTGGTAG